In a genomic window of Paroedura picta isolate Pp20150507F chromosome 14, Ppicta_v3.0, whole genome shotgun sequence:
- the NKX2-2 gene encoding homeobox protein Nkx-2.2, whose translation MSLTNTKTGFSVKDILDLPDTNDEDGSVAEGGDEESEGAEPPPKPGALGSSPLDAVQTLPLKNPFYDNADNPYTRWLAATESIQYSLHGLASGNSQQDAASKSPEPSADESPDNDKEASSAGEAGKKRKRRVLFSKAQTYELERRFRQQRYLSAPEREHLASLIRLTPTQVKIWFQNHRYKMKRARAEKGMEVTPLPSPRRVAVPVLVRDGKPCHALKAQDLAAATFPAGLPFSAYSAQSLQHMQYSAQYSSAGNPQYPSAHHLVQAQQWTW comes from the exons ATGTCTCTGACCAACACAAAGACCGGCTTCTCTGTCAAGGACATCCTGGACTTGCCTGACACCAATGACGAAGACGGGTCGGTGGCGGAAGGGGGCGACGAAGAGAGCGAAGGCGCAGAGCCCCCGCCAAAGCCCGGCGCCCTTGGGTCGAGCCCGCTGGACGCGGTTCAAACCCTCCCTTTGAAGAACCCTTTTTATGACAACGCGGATAATCCCTACACGCGCTGGCTCGCCGCCACCGAAAGTATCCAGTATTCTC TGCACGGCTTGGCCTCCGGCAACTCGCAGCAGGACGCGGCCTCCAAATCCCCGGAGCCTTCGGCCGACGAGTCGCCGGACAACGACAAGGAGGCGTCGAGCGCGGGCGAGGCGGGCAAGAAGCGCAAGCGGCGGGTCCTGTTCTCCAAGGCGCAGACCTACGAGCTGGAGCGGCGCTTCCGGCAGCAGCGGTACCTGTCGGCGCCCGAGCGGGAGCACCTGGCCAGCCTCATCCGCCTGACGCCCACGCAGGTGAAGATCTGGTTCCAGAACCACCGCTACAAGATGAAGCGGGCGCGGGCCGAGAAGGGCATGGAAGTGACTCCGCTACCGTCGCCGCGCCGCGTGGCCGTGCCCGTGCTGGTCCGCGACGGCAAGCCGTGCCACGCGCTCAAGGCGCAGGACTTGGCGGCCGCCACCTTCCCGGCAGGCCTGCCCTTCTCGGCCTACAGCGCCCAGTCGCTCCAGCACATGCAGTACAGCGCCCAGTACAGCTCAGCCGGCAACCCCCAGTACCCCTCCGCGCACCACTTGGTACAGGCCCAGCAGTGGACTTGGTGA